The Prionailurus bengalensis isolate Pbe53 chromosome D2, Fcat_Pben_1.1_paternal_pri, whole genome shotgun sequence genome window below encodes:
- the LOC122492606 gene encoding serine/threonine-protein phosphatase PGAM5, mitochondrial-like — MSPFWGLALVSAMEVDEDPAGPNEKINKSMAGAPARSRRGKGAGLAFLQVLQLAARGLAGGPAALLSSAVAVGKPRAGRDAEPRAVQVPAWAGSAGPGPGVWDSNGDRREPLSLANLRKRNPERGEEELASRLDHGEAKATRHIFLTRHSQNHVDASQEKDRTLTPLGGEQAERTGLRLASLGLNFNKIVRSSMTRAIDTTAVVSEHLPGVSKVSADLRGGEGAPIEPDPPVSHWKPEAVQYDAAGARIEAAFRNHIHRADAKQQEDSYVICSCHANVIRYMVCRALPFPPPPPPEVWLHLSLKDSSISHLVVRPGGRGALRALGDTGFMPPDKISRS; from the exons ATGAGCCCCTTCTGGGGCCTGGCACTGGTCTCGGCAATGGAGGTAGACGAGGATCCTGCTGGGCCGAACGAGAAGATAAATAAGTCAATGGCAG GAGCGCCTGCCCGGAGCCGGCGTGGGAAAGGCGCGGGCCTGGCATTCCTACAGGTGCTGCAGCTGGCGGCCCGCGGCCTGGCCGGAGGCCCGGCCGCGCTGCTCTCCTCGGCCGTGGCGGTGGGAAAGCCCCGCGCGGGCAGGGACGCGGAGCCGCGCGCGGTCCAGGTGCCGGCGTGGGCGGGGTCCGCGGGCCCCGGGCCGGGCGTCTGGGACTCCAACGGGGACAGGCGAGAACCGCTGTCCTTGGCGAACCTGCGGAAGAGGAACCCGGAACGTGGAGAAGAAGAACTGGCCTCCAGGCTGGACCACGGCGAAGCCAAGGCCACGCGACACATCTTCCTCACCAGGCACTCCCAGAACCACGTGGATGCTTCCCAGGAAAAGGACCGCACGCTGACGCCCCTGGGTGGTGAACAGGCTGAACGGACGGGGCTCCGACTTGCCAGCTTGGGCTTGAACTTTAATAAAATTGTCCGTTCGTCCATGACCCGGGCCATCGACACCACTGCTGTCGTCAGCGAACACCTGCCAGGCGTCTCCAAGGTCAGCGCAGACCTGCGGGGGGGGGAAGGCGCCCCCATCGAGCCCGACCCGCCCGTGTCCCACTGGAAGCCCGAGGCTGTGCAGTATGACGCAGCCGGGGCCCGGATCGAGGCCGCCTTCCGGAACCACATCCACCGGGCAGACGCCAAGCAGCAGGAGGACAGTTACGTGATCTGCAGCTGCCACGCCAACGTCATCCGCTACATGGTGTGCCGGGCGCTGccgtttcccccccccccccccccggaagtctggctccatctctctctcaaggaCAGTAGCATCAGCCACCTGGTGGTTCGGCCTGGTGGCCGAGGGGCGCTCAGGGCCCTCGGGGACACGGGGTTCATGCCTCCGGACAAGATCTCCCGCTcctga